In Vigna unguiculata cultivar IT97K-499-35 chromosome 3, ASM411807v1, whole genome shotgun sequence, a single genomic region encodes these proteins:
- the LOC114176923 gene encoding anthocyanidin reductase ((2S)-flavan-3-ol-forming)-like, whose product MASVKKIGKKACVIGGSGFMGSCLVKQLLQKGYAVNTTVRDPDNTKKISHLLALQSLGELNIFGADLTSEKDFDGPIAGCELVFQLATPVNFASEDPENDMIKPAISGVLNVLKACARAKGVKRVILTSSAAAVTINPVKETGLVMDESNWTDVEFLSTAKPPTWGYPVSKALAEKAAWKFAEENHIDLITVIPTLTAGPSLTPDIPSSVGLATSLITGNDFLINALKGMQFLSGSISITHVEDICRAHVFVAEKESASGRYIVSAHNTSVPELAKFLSKRYTQYKVPTEFDDCPSKAKLIVSSEKLVKEGFSFKYGIEEIYDQTLEYLKSKGALKN is encoded by the exons ATGGCCAGTGTCAAGAAAATTGGAAAGAAGGCATGTGTGATCGGTGGAAGTGGATTTATGGGCTCTTGCTTGGTAAAGCAATTGCTTCAGAAGGGTTATGCTGTCAACACCACTGTTAGAGACCCAG ATAATACTAAGAAAATATCTCACCTTTTGGCACTGCAAAGTTTGGGCGAACTGAACATATTTGGAGCAGATTTAACAAGTGAAAAGGATTTTGATGGCCCTATAGCAGGCTGTGAACTTGTCTTTCAGCTTGCTACACCTGTGAACTTTGCTTCTGAAGACCCTGAG AATGACATGATCAAGCCTGCAATCTCAGGAGTGTTGAATGTGTTGAAAGCATGTGCACGAGCAAAAGGTGTGAAACGAGTCATCTTAACATCTTCAGCAGCTGCTGTAACCATAAACCCTGTCAAGGAGACAGGTCTGGTTATGGACGAAAGCAACTGGACCGATGTTGAGTTCTTGAGCACTGCAAAACCACCCACATGG GGTTATCCTGTCTCCAAAGCACTGGCAGAGAAAGCTGCATGGAAATTTGCTGAAGAGAATCACATTGATCTCATCACTGTGATACCAACTCTCACAGCTGGTCCTTCTCTCACTCCAGACATCCCATCAAGTGTTGGCCTAGCCACATCTCTCATAACAG GCAATGATTTCCTCATAAACGCCCTGAAAGGGATGCAGTTTCTATCAGGTTCAATATCGATCACCCATGTGGAGGATATTTGCCGAGCACATGTATTTGTGGCTGAGAAAGAATCAGCTTCTGGTCGATACATTGTCTCTGCTCACAATACTAGTGTTCCTGAGCTTGCAAAGTTTCTCAGCAAACGTTACACTCAGTACAAAGTTCCAACTGA ATTTGATGATTGTCCCTCCAAGGCAAAGCTAATAGTCTCTTCTGAGAAGCTTGTGAAAGAAGGATTCAGTTTCAAGTATGGGATTGAGGAAATTTATGATCAGACTTTGGAGTACTTGAAGAGCAAAGGGGCTCTCAAGAACTGA
- the LOC114179528 gene encoding anthocyanidin reductase ((2S)-flavan-3-ol-forming)-like: MGSMKANRKKVCVIGGSGFMASLLINKLLQKGYVVNTTVRNPGDPNKISHLLELQSLGNLEIFGADLRVGEDFYAPISGCELVFQFATPANFASDDPENDMIKPAISGVLNVLKACARAKEVKRVILTSSTAAVTINQLNGTDLVMDESNWTDVEYLMTAKPHGWGYPASKALEEKAAWKFAEENHIDLITVIPTLTTGPSITQDIPTSVVLATSLVTGNGFFLKAFKDIQLLSGSISITHVEDICRAHMFLAEKESASGRYIVCAHNTSIPELAKFLRERYPQCQIPTEFDDIPSKAKFVISSDKLVKEGFRFKHGIEEIFEHSLEYLGSKGALIN, from the exons ATGGGAAGCATGAAGGCCAACAGAAAGAAGGTATGTGTTATAGGTGGAAGTGGATTTATGGCCTCTCTCCTCATAAACAAATTGCTTCAAAAGGGTTACGTTGTGAACACCACGGTTAGAAATCCAG GTGATCCAAATAAAATATCTCACCTTTTGGAACTGCAAAGTTTGGGAAATTTGGAAATCTTTGGGGCAGATTTAAGAGTTGGAGAAGATTTTTATGCTCCTATATCTGGCTGTGAACTTGTATTCCAATTTGCTACACCTGCCAACTTTGCTTCTGACGATCCTGAG AATGACATGATCAAGCCAGCAATCTCAGGCGTATTGAATGTGTTGAAAGCATGTGCTAGAGCAAAAGAAGTCAAACGAGTCATCTTAACATCTTCAACTGCTGCTGTAACCATTAACCAACTCAATGGGACAGATTTAGTCATGGATGAAAGCAATTGGACGGATGTTGAGTACTTGATGACTGCAAAGCCACATGGTTGG GGATATCCTGCCTCTAAAGCCCTGGAAGAGAAAGCTGCATGGAAATTTGCTGAAGAAAATCACATTGATCTCATCACTGTGATACCTACTCTCACAACTGGTCCTTCTATCACTCAAGACATCCCCACTAGTGTTGTGTTGGCTACGTCCCTTGTAACAG GGAATGGTTTCTTCCTTAAGGCTTTCAAAGATATTCAATTGCTATCAGGTTCAATATCTATCACACATGTGGAGGATATCTGCCGAGCGCACATGTTTTTGGCAGAGAAAGAATCAGCTTCTGGCAGATACATTGTCTGTGCTCATAATACCAGCATTCCTGAACTTGCAAAGTTTCTTAGGGAAAGATATCCTCAGTGTCAAATTCCAACCGA ATTCGATGATATCCCCTCCAAGGCAAAGTTTGTCATCTCTTCAGATAAGCTTGTAAAAGAAGGGTTCAGATTCAAGCATGGGATTGAAGAAATTTTTGAACACAGTTTGGAGTACTTAGGCAGTAAGGGGGCACTCATAAACTAA